Proteins encoded together in one Impatiens glandulifera chromosome 1, dImpGla2.1, whole genome shotgun sequence window:
- the LOC124917779 gene encoding E3 ubiquitin-protein ligase ATL23-like has protein sequence MLLSVFLALFLPCVGMSAVFIVYVCLLWYAATNTTPVGSEIPMPEKTNKRKGLSDEQLEKIPKITGKELVLGSDCAVCLDEIEDGQIARLIPGCNHGFHIHCADAWLAVNSVCPICRGQLDTLLIDPPDNNPC, from the coding sequence ATGCTTCTATCGGTGTTTCTCGCTCTATTCCTACCATGCGTAGGAATGAGCGCAGTTTTCATCGTCTACGTTTGCCTTCTCTGGTACGCCGCAACGAACACAACTCCAGTCGGAAGCGAAATACCTATGCCGGAGAAGACAAACAAGAGGAAAGGATTATCAGATGAACAATTAGAGAAGATTCCGAAAATCACCGGTAAGGAATTGGTACTTGGAAGTGATTGCGCTGTTTGTTTAGATGAGATTGAAGATGGACAGATTGCTAGGTTAATTCCTGGTTGTAACCATGGATTTCACATACATTGTGCTGATGCTTGGCTAGCGGTTAACTCTGTTTGCCCTATATGTAGAGGTCAACTTGATACATTACTCATTGATCCACCTGATAACAATCCTTGTTAA
- the LOC124920341 gene encoding receptor protein kinase CLAVATA1, producing MTTTTTTMINRSSLIPILIHLLLLFTSIQSLTDFDILLKLKASMVSQSGDGLHDWQPSLTQSSSSAHCSFSGVTCDDEFRVISISISNASLFGKLPPDIGLLNRLVNLTLVGDNLSGTLPSEMANMTSIRFINISANSFHGEFPGRILLGMKELQSLDVYNNNFHGDLPLEVAELENLRVLQLGGNFFSGTIPEVYSDIKSLESLGLQGNELYGIIPASLSRLSNLQHLCLGYYNKFEGEIPSEFGSLTSLRILDLGGSNLSGEIPPTLGKLKMLHTLFLQVNNITGTIPSELSELVSLKSLDLSFNNLTGEIPESFVLLKNLTLLNLFCNHLSGQIPQFISDLPNLEVLLIWQNNFTFVLPENLGQNGRLLEVDASLNHLTGSIPPNLCKGGRLKILILMENYFIGPIPEQLGECKSLLRVRISKNFFNGTIPSGFFSMPLLNILEANENLFTGELPKEMDGSPVNEIMLSNNRITGIIPPAIGNLKELTTLSLDSNQFSGEVPEEIQTLSKISKINLSDNRLTGKIPSSISQCKSLTSIDFSRNHLSGYIPVKLTTLPVLGTLNLSSNQLTGPIPDEMASMDSLTKLDLSYNDLIGKIPITGQFLAFNRSSFAGNPKLCWGRNRTCHEYSLHDHSSSFSTTKLIITIISVITSVLLLGVTYIRIRRKRLEKSKAWKLTTFQRLDFKAEDVLDSLKEENIIGKGGAGVVYRGSMPNGDDVAIKHLQSRGGGGDHGFSAEIQTLGRIRHRNIVRLLGYVSNKDTNLLLYEYMPNGSLGEILHGTKGARLQWETRYRIAVESAKGLCYLHHDCSPLIIHRDVKSNNILLDSDYEAHVADFGLAKFLLDAGASECMSSVAGSYGYIAPEYAYTLKVDEKSDVYSFGVVLLELICGKKPVGEFGEGVDIVRWVRKTISEIPSNNYEGSSVLAVIDQRLKEYQLTSVRNLFRIAMMCVEDESTMRPTMREVVHMITNPPLTPCLI from the exons atgacgacgacgacgacgacgatgaTCAATAGATCATCTCTCATTCCAATCCtcattcatcttctccttctgtTCACCTCAATCCAATCTCTCACTGACTTTGATATCCTTTTGAAGCTTAAAGCATCCATGGTGAGCCAATCAGGCGACGGACTCCACGACTGGCAGCCAAGCCTCACTCAATCATCATCATCTGCACATTGTTCATTCTCCGGCGTCACTTGTGATGATGAATTTAGAGTCATATCCATCAGCATCTCAAACGCGAGCTTATTCGGAAAACTTCCTCCTGACATAGGTCTTCTAAATCGTCTAGTGAACCTAACACTCGTCGGCGATAATCTCTCAGGTACGCTTCCATCGGAGATGGCGAATATGACATCCATTCGTTTCATCAACATCTCTGCTAACTCATTCCATGGCGAGTTTCCTGGGAGAATATTACTCGGCATGAAGGAACTTCAATCTCTAGATGTTTACAATAACAATTTCCACGGTGATCTTCCTCTTGAAGTTGCGGAACTGGAGAATCTCAGAGTTCTTCAACTTGGAGGTAACTTTTTCAGCGGTACGATTCCTGAGGTTTATTCTGATATTAAGAGTTTGGAGAGCTTAGGATTACAAGGGAATGAACTTTACGGGATAATTCCCGCGAGTTTGTCTAGGTTATCGAATCTTCAACATCTTTGTTTAGGTTATTATAACAAATTCGAGGGAGAAATTCCATCGGAATTTGGTTCATTAACCTCGCTTCGGATTCTGGATCTCGGCGGTTCTAATCTCTCCGGCGAAATTCCACCTACGCTAGGTAAATTGAAAATGCTACATACACTTTTTCTTCAAGTGAACAATATTACTGGCACGATTCCGTCTGAACTATCTGAATTAGTGAGTCTTAAATCGCTAGATCTTTCATTCAACAACCTCACCGGTGAAATACCGGAGAGTTTTGTTCTGCTCAAGAACTTAACTCTTCTTAATCTCTTCTGTAATCATCTTAGCGGTCAGATTCCACAGTTTATCAGTGATCTTCCGAATTTGGAAGTATTGTTGATATGGCAGAATAATTTCACATTCGTTTTACCGGAGAATCTAGGCCAGAATGGAAGGTTGCTTGAAGTTGACGCCTCTTTGAATCATCTCACAGGTTCCATTCCTCCTAACTTGTGTAAAGGAGGTAGGTTGAAAATCCTTATTCTAATGGAGAATTACTTCATCGGTCCGATTCCTGAACAACTCGGTGAATGTAAATCGTTGTTACGCGTCCGTATTTCGAAGAACTTCTTCAATGGAACTATACCTTCCGGTTTCTTCAGCATGCCATTACTGAACATTCTCGAGGCTAACGAGAACTTATTCACCGGCGAGCTTCCGAAAGAGATGGACGGGAGTCCGGTGAACGAAATCATGTTATCGAACAATCGCATCACCGGAATAATCCCTCCGGCGATCGGAAATCTGAAAGAACTAACCACTCTTTCTCTCGATTCAAACCAATTCTCTGGCGAAGTACCTGAGGAAATTCAGACTTTGAGCAAGATTTCAAAGATTAATCTCAGTGACAATCGGTTAACCGGCAAGATTCCGTCATCAATTTCACAGTGCAAGTCTCTGACCTCCATCGACTTTAGCCGGAATCATCTCTCAGGTTACATTCCGGTGAAGCTTACTACCTTGCCGGTATTAGGTACTCTCAATTTATCTTCAAATCAACTCACCGGACCAATTCCAGACGAAATGGCTTCCATGGATAGCCTCACGAAACTCGACCTCTCATATAATGATCTCATCGGAAAAATCCCAATCACCGGTCAGTTTCTAGCCTTCAATCGGAGCTCCTTTGCCGGAAACCCAAAGCTATGTTGGGGTCGGAATCGAACATGCCATGAGTACTCACTCCATGATCATTCATCTTCATTCAGCACAACCAAGCTGATTATAACCATCATTTCAGTAATCACAAGCGTTTTACTTCTCGGAGTTACATACATCCGTATCAGAAGGAAGAGGCTTGAGAAATCAAAGGCATGGAAGCTAACAACATTCCAACGATTAGATTTCAAGGCGGAGGATGTTCTCGACTCCCTGAAAGAAGAAAACATCATAGGAAAAGGCGGAGCTGGAGTGGTTTATCGCGGTTCAATGCCGAACGGGGATGATGTTGCAATCAAACACCTGCAAAGCCGAGGTGGCGGAGGCGACCATGGATTCTCGGCGGAGATTCAGACGCTGGGAAGAATTCGGCATAGGAATATCGTGAGGCTGCTTGGATACGTATCGAATAAGGATACCAATCTTCTGTTATATGAGTACATGCCGAATGGTAGCTTGGGAGAGATTCTTCATGGAACGAAAGGAGCTAGGTTGCAATGGGAGACGAGATATCGAATTGCTGTTGAATCCGCCAAGGGTTTGTGTTATCTTCACCATGATTGCTCACCTTTAATCATCCATAGAGATGTGAAATCGAACAATATATTACTTGATTCCGATTACGAAGCTCATGTTGCTGATTTCGGTCTCGCCAAGTTCTTACTCGACGCCGGAGCTTCTGAATGCATGTCTTCTGTTGCCGGCTCGTATGGCTATATCGCCCCAg AGTACGCATACACACTTAAAGTGGACGAGAAGAGCGATGTGTATAGTTTCGGAGTGGTGCTGCTAGAGCTGATATGCGGAAAGAAACCGGTTGGGGAATTTGGAGAAGGAGTGGACATAGTGAGATGGGTTAGAAAGACGATATCGGAGATTCCATCGAACAACTATGAAGGTTCCTCTGTTCTTGCCGTGATTGATCAAAGGCTGAAAGAATACCAGTTGACGAGCGTGAGAAACTTGTTCAGGATTGCGATGATGTGTGTTGAAGATGAGAGCACAATGAGGCCTACAATGAGGGAAGTTGTTCATATGATCACTAATCCTCCTTTAACTCCTTGTCTAATCTGA